Proteins encoded by one window of Girardinichthys multiradiatus isolate DD_20200921_A chromosome 14, DD_fGirMul_XY1, whole genome shotgun sequence:
- the LOC124880627 gene encoding gastrula zinc finger protein XlCGF57.1-like: protein EKGSLNKHMRIHTGHKPFCCDLCGQRFTEKGSLNKHMRIHTGQKPFCCDLCGQRFNQKGSLNTHMRIHTGQKPLCCDLCGQRFSHKGSLNRHMRIHTGQKPFCCDLCGQRFSQKGSLNTHMRIHTGQKPFCCDLCGQRFTEKGSLNTHMRIHTGQKPFCCDLCGQRFSHESSLNRHMRIHTGQKPFCCDLCGQRFSRKGSLNTHMRIHTGQKPFCCDLCGQRFSQKGSLNKHMRIHTGQKPFCCDLCGQRFTEKGSLNRHMRIHTGQKPFCCDLCGQRFSHESSLNTHMRIHTGQKPFCCDLCGQRFSRKGSLNTHMRIHTGQKPFCCDLCGHRFTVKGSLNKHMSIHTREENG from the coding sequence gaaaaaggaagtttaaacaaacacatgagaattcacactggacataaacctttctgttgtgatctatgtggacaaagatttactgaaaaaggaagtttaaacaaacacatgagaatccacactggacagaaacctttctgttgtgatctttgtggacaaagatttaaccaaaaaggaagtttaaacacacacatgagaatccacactggtcagaaacctttatgttgtgatctatgtggacaaagatttagccataaaggaagtttaaacagacacatgagaatccacactggacagaaacctttctgttgtgatctatgtggacaaagatttagccaaaaaggaagtttaaacacacacatgagaatccacactggacagaaacctttctgttgtgatctatgtggacaaagatttactgaaaaaggaagtttaaacacacacatgagaatccacactggacagaaacctttctgttgtgatctatgtggacaaagatttagccatgaatcaagtttaaacagacacatgagaatccacactggacagaaacctttctgttgtgatctatgtggacaaagatttagccgaaaaggaagtttaaacacacacatgagaatccacactggacagaaacctttctgttgtgatctatgtggacaaagatttagccaaaaaggaagtttaaacaaacacatgagaatccacactggacagaaacctttctgttgtgatctatgtggacaaagatttactgaaaaaggaagtttaaacagacacatgagaatccacactggacagaaacctttctgttgtgatctatgtggacaaagatttagccatgaatcaagtttaaacacacacatgagaatccacactggacagaaacctttctgttgtgatctatgtggacaaagatttagccgaaaaggaagtttaaacacacacatgagaatccacactgggcagaaacctttctgttgtgatctatgtggacacagatttactgtaaaaggaagtttaaacaaacacatgagtatccacactagagaggaaaatggctaa